Proteins co-encoded in one Cyprinus carpio isolate SPL01 chromosome B5, ASM1834038v1, whole genome shotgun sequence genomic window:
- the LOC109080427 gene encoding myb-related transcription factor, partner of profilin-like, translating into MATGEKRGKKRNFSDTEIETLVGEVEARKTVLFGGHSSGVTNKKKQCEWQSIASAVNCVSGTERTVAELKKKWSDLKVEAKRKLSSHRQSVAATGGGPCTADLTSVDSKIAAIIGEVSVCGIVSEKEGDTDVTETTEEQVLPESEAVNEQEVQGEGFSDADAQRPAQSSAPSASGTSKSGRVLTDAVLQLQRETINAVNGVADELRQMREVMQEIAQSLKDAVKT; encoded by the exons ATGGCGACAggtgagaaaagaggaaaaaaacgtAATTTCTCAGATACTGAGATTGAAACACTTGTAGGGGAGGTGGAGGCTCGGAAAACTGTGTTATTTGGTGGCCACAGCAGTGGGGTCACTAATAAAAAGAAGCAGTGCGAGTGGCAAAGTATTGCTTCTGCCGTCAATTGTGTCAGTGGGACAGAACGGACAGTtgcagaattaaagaaaaaatggtcCGACCTGAag GTGGAGGCAAAGAGAAAACTGTCCTCCCACCGCCAGAGCGTGGCTGCAACTGGTGGGGGCCCATGTACAGCTGATCTCACATCAGTGGACAGCAAAATCGCGGCTATAATTGGGGAGGTCAGCGTGTGTGGTATTGTGTCGGAAAAGGAGGGAGACACTGACGTGACTGAAACCACAGAGGAGCAAG TCCTTCCGGAGTCTGAAGCTGTAAATGAACAGGAGGTTCAGGGTGAGGGGTTCTCAGATGCAGATGCACAGCGTCCGGCTCAAAGCAGTGCCCCTTCTGCGTCTGGCACGTCCAAAAGTGGTCGGGTACTCACTGACGCAGTCCTGCAGTTACAGCGAGAGACAATAAACGCTGTCAACGGGGTTGCAGATGAGCTACGGCAGATGAGAGAAGTGATGCAAGAAATTGCACAATCATTAAAAGATGCAGTTAAAACATGA